Proteins encoded by one window of Dialister pneumosintes:
- the lptB gene encoding LPS export ABC transporter ATP-binding protein: MKIETHNLVKQYGERIVVNHVNITVEQGKIVGLLGPNGAGKTTTFYMIVGIIKPDEGTVTVDNTSITEMPIHQRYQFGIGYLPQEASIFRKLTVWENLMAFLQTRSDINEKQKIEKAESLLEEFHVTHVRNTLGGALSGGERRRVEIARALTMDPSFILLDEPFAGVDPLAVEDIQSVISHLKLRGIGILITDHNVRETLHIVDRAYILSEGKILLQGTAEEVAINPTAKKFYLGDNFTL; the protein is encoded by the coding sequence ATGAAAATAGAAACACATAACTTAGTAAAGCAGTATGGGGAACGCATAGTTGTAAATCATGTAAATATCACGGTAGAACAAGGAAAAATTGTTGGGCTATTGGGACCTAACGGTGCCGGGAAAACCACTACTTTTTACATGATAGTAGGGATTATTAAACCGGATGAAGGAACTGTCACAGTTGATAATACTTCTATTACAGAGATGCCTATTCATCAAAGATATCAATTTGGGATAGGTTATTTACCACAAGAAGCTTCTATTTTCAGAAAGTTAACTGTATGGGAAAATTTGATGGCATTCCTACAAACTCGTTCTGATATTAATGAGAAACAAAAAATAGAAAAAGCAGAATCTCTATTAGAAGAATTTCATGTAACGCATGTTAGGAATACACTGGGCGGTGCTCTATCCGGTGGCGAAAGGCGAAGAGTAGAAATTGCACGTGCTTTAACTATGGATCCTTCTTTTATATTATTGGATGAGCCTTTTGCAGGGGTAGATCCACTTGCTGTAGAAGATATTCAGTCAGTAATAAGTCATTTGAAACTTCGTGGTATTGGAATACTTATTACTGATCATAATGTGAGAGAAACTCTTCATATAGTAGATCGTGCTTATATTCTTTCCGAGGGGAAAATCCTTTTACAAGGAACGGCTGAAGAAGTAGCAATAAATCCTACTGCAAAAAAATTCTATCTTGGAGATAATTTTACTTTATGA
- a CDS encoding KpsF/GutQ family sugar-phosphate isomerase — MSVIETAKKVLQQEAEAVLSLQEKLDNNFEKAVDFITSSRGRVVLTGMGKSGHIAKKVAATMASTGTPAFFMHPAEAIHGDLGMIMEQDVVIAYSNSGETGEIVNILPSIRRIGAKLIAIVGNIHSTLAKNADTALDAGVKNEADSLGLAPTSSTTAALAIGDALAVCLMERSHFTADEFAIFHPGGSLGKKLLLTVDMVMHKGINNPVVLGDDLVKDALFIMTNKGLGAVNVIDEQGTLIGLLTDGDVRRGLEKGVYFLSCRVSEVMTISPQVINTNRLAAEALHLMENHKPNPITVLPVIEESKAVGMIHITDLLKQGVV; from the coding sequence ATGTCTGTTATTGAGACTGCAAAGAAAGTTCTGCAACAAGAAGCAGAAGCAGTACTTAGCTTACAAGAAAAATTAGATAATAATTTTGAGAAAGCAGTAGATTTTATTACTTCTTCTCGTGGTCGTGTTGTATTAACCGGTATGGGCAAATCAGGACATATTGCTAAAAAGGTGGCGGCAACGATGGCTAGTACTGGCACTCCGGCTTTTTTTATGCATCCTGCGGAAGCTATTCATGGCGATTTAGGCATGATTATGGAGCAAGATGTAGTTATTGCATACTCTAATAGCGGTGAAACAGGGGAAATTGTTAATATTCTTCCTTCTATTAGAAGAATTGGAGCTAAGTTAATCGCTATTGTTGGAAATATACATTCTACATTAGCTAAAAATGCAGATACGGCTCTAGATGCGGGTGTAAAGAATGAAGCAGACAGCTTAGGTTTGGCACCTACTAGTTCTACTACAGCTGCATTAGCTATTGGAGATGCGCTTGCTGTGTGTCTTATGGAACGTAGCCACTTTACTGCAGATGAATTTGCTATATTTCATCCGGGTGGATCATTAGGGAAGAAACTACTTTTGACTGTCGATATGGTCATGCATAAAGGAATTAATAACCCTGTTGTTTTAGGAGATGATTTAGTAAAAGATGCTTTGTTCATAATGACTAATAAAGGGTTAGGTGCTGTTAATGTTATTGATGAACAAGGAACTTTAATAGGGTTGCTTACTGATGGAGATGTGCGTCGTGGACTTGAAAAGGGCGTGTATTTTTTGTCTTGTAGAGTAAGTGAAGTGATGACTATATCACCTCAAGTTATTAATACAAATCGACTTGCAGCAGAAGCACTTCATCTCATGGAAAATCATAAGCCTAATCCGATTACTGTTTTACCGGTAATAGAAGAGAGTAAAGCGGTAGGTATGATTCATATTACGGATTTATTAAAACAAGGAGTCGTTTAA
- a CDS encoding LptA/OstA family protein: MKKYIAAITLITIALSGMHTVFADDITADVLTYNGKTKVVTADGNVIINGNDGATIKGEHGAYHFIDRSAWIAGNVSYSKASTRITAERLELYSDKTIQGIGNVVYHDGAMNRTLQGDAVSYNTESGDSNIQGNGYLSTSEGEVRAPHIWGNLKEIQIRGEGGVHIHSEVNQITAYGDTAIYTKTPNQNNGVLYLRGNATAHQRGNSFSGPELVLKDEEQIVETNGRSTLVITNSEGF, translated from the coding sequence TTGAAGAAGTATATAGCAGCTATTACACTTATAACTATTGCCTTGAGCGGAATGCATACTGTTTTTGCAGATGATATCACAGCAGATGTTTTAACTTACAATGGAAAAACTAAAGTAGTTACTGCAGATGGAAATGTGATTATTAATGGAAATGATGGAGCTACGATTAAAGGGGAGCATGGGGCTTATCATTTTATTGATAGAAGTGCATGGATTGCGGGTAATGTATCCTATAGTAAAGCAAGTACACGTATAACTGCAGAACGGTTAGAACTTTATAGTGATAAAACAATTCAAGGAATTGGGAATGTTGTGTATCACGATGGTGCTATGAATCGAACACTTCAAGGGGATGCAGTATCTTATAATACGGAGTCTGGAGATAGCAATATTCAAGGGAATGGTTATTTATCTACTTCTGAGGGAGAAGTACGTGCTCCTCATATTTGGGGTAATTTAAAGGAAATTCAAATTAGAGGCGAAGGTGGAGTGCATATTCATAGTGAAGTTAATCAAATAACAGCTTATGGAGATACTGCTATTTATACTAAGACCCCTAATCAGAACAATGGAGTGCTTTATCTCAGAGGGAATGCAACAGCTCATCAGAGAGGAAATTCCTTTTCTGGACCTGAACTTGTATTGAAAGATGAAGAACAAATTGTAGAAACAAATGGACGTAGTACTTTAGTAATTACTAATAGTGAAGGGTTTTAA
- a CDS encoding LptF/LptG family permease, with the protein MRIVDKYILKEFLGPFLFGVAAFTAIFVGSDTLMKIAEYITKYGASTISVIKIFGLALPQIIVYTFPMAVLLGALMCFSRLSGSSELIVMRTSGQSFFRLATPVLLIALVISFIAVAFNEFVVPWSNLQYQQVVNMEIRKNINPGVTNHVVLRDVQDGKIIHLLYARKYEPDTKTLSNITIQEFQNEKVVRVEHAPEATWDNGKWVMKDGVVYDLNDEGVDRMIHFSNQVINYAQAPDQIQKEQKREDQMTVRELLQQKKAFESAHADTSNLVMEINRHFSLPLASFIFALIGAPLGVQKQRSSSSVGFGISVVIIFIYYATMTFAGSLGRGHIIAPSLAVWIPNIIALFAGFYLIRRASD; encoded by the coding sequence ATGCGTATAGTAGATAAATATATATTAAAAGAATTTTTGGGCCCTTTTCTATTTGGTGTAGCTGCATTTACTGCAATTTTTGTTGGTTCAGATACATTAATGAAAATTGCAGAATATATTACTAAATATGGAGCATCCACCATATCTGTAATTAAAATATTTGGTCTTGCTTTACCACAAATTATTGTTTATACCTTTCCTATGGCAGTTTTATTAGGCGCTTTAATGTGCTTTTCAAGACTTTCCGGATCTAGCGAATTAATAGTTATGAGAACTTCCGGGCAAAGCTTTTTTAGATTAGCCACTCCTGTATTACTTATTGCATTAGTAATTAGTTTTATTGCTGTTGCATTTAATGAGTTTGTTGTACCTTGGTCAAATTTACAATATCAACAAGTTGTGAATATGGAAATTCGAAAGAATATTAATCCAGGAGTCACTAATCATGTTGTACTTAGAGATGTTCAAGATGGTAAAATAATACATTTATTGTATGCTCGTAAATATGAACCGGATACTAAAACTTTATCGAATATAACAATTCAAGAGTTTCAAAATGAGAAAGTAGTACGTGTAGAACATGCACCTGAAGCTACTTGGGATAATGGAAAATGGGTCATGAAAGATGGTGTTGTGTATGATTTAAATGATGAAGGTGTGGATAGAATGATTCATTTTTCTAATCAAGTTATTAATTATGCACAGGCGCCGGATCAAATTCAAAAAGAACAAAAACGTGAAGATCAAATGACGGTTAGAGAATTATTACAACAAAAAAAAGCCTTTGAATCAGCACATGCCGATACAAGTAATCTCGTTATGGAAATAAATCGTCATTTTTCATTACCTTTAGCAAGTTTTATTTTTGCTTTAATTGGGGCACCTTTAGGAGTGCAAAAACAACGTTCATCATCTTCGGTTGGGTTTGGTATTTCTGTTGTTATTATCTTTATATATTATGCGACAATGACTTTTGCCGGATCGTTAGGTAGAGGACATATAATTGCTCCTTCTTTAGCGGTTTGGATTCCCAATATTATTGCATTATTTGCAGGTTTTTATTTAATTCGTAGAGCTTCTGATTAG
- the lpxK gene encoding tetraacyldisaccharide 4'-kinase has protein sequence MSIESYVLKLQQEKNPGIIEKLVLEFLSGLSWLYGKGVNKRRIKAQKQAVKVSVPVISVGNITAGGTGKTPCIMKLVQILKQMGKHPAILTRGYRGKLEKVGGIVSDWDKILLSAQLAGDEPYMMAMKISHTPVLVGKHRTASAQNAINMGADILLLDDGFQYWKLKRDIDIVLIDCTNPFGGEHLLPRGLLRENLECMQRADIFILTKTEQVNSQIKDKIIFRIKQWNDQAFIIKSEQKPAGVVTYENWKKNIPIFLENIENRKAFLVSGIGNPSSFQTTSEMAGFIITGSINFPDHHCYVNTDIEKVTQMAIDSGADIILTTEKDAVKLMPISSIPLYILKIEMNFSGCGETVIKNLITSLK, from the coding sequence ATGAGTATTGAGTCCTATGTCTTAAAATTACAACAAGAAAAAAATCCTGGAATTATAGAGAAATTAGTTTTAGAATTCTTATCCGGATTATCGTGGTTGTATGGCAAGGGTGTTAATAAACGTAGGATAAAGGCACAAAAACAAGCAGTTAAGGTTTCTGTCCCCGTCATCAGTGTCGGAAATATAACGGCAGGTGGTACAGGGAAGACTCCTTGTATTATGAAATTAGTGCAAATATTGAAACAGATGGGAAAGCATCCGGCTATATTAACTCGAGGTTATAGAGGTAAATTGGAGAAGGTAGGAGGAATTGTTTCTGACTGGGATAAGATACTACTATCTGCACAATTAGCTGGAGATGAACCTTATATGATGGCGATGAAAATATCACATACGCCTGTTCTGGTTGGGAAACATCGTACTGCTTCAGCACAAAATGCTATTAATATGGGGGCAGATATACTTTTACTGGATGATGGATTTCAATACTGGAAGCTTAAAAGAGATATAGATATTGTGCTTATTGACTGCACTAATCCTTTTGGTGGAGAACATTTATTACCTCGTGGGTTGTTAAGAGAAAATTTGGAGTGTATGCAGCGAGCTGACATTTTTATTTTAACTAAAACAGAACAGGTAAATTCTCAAATAAAAGATAAAATTATATTTCGTATTAAACAATGGAATGATCAAGCTTTTATTATAAAATCGGAGCAAAAGCCTGCCGGTGTTGTTACTTATGAAAATTGGAAAAAAAATATCCCTATATTTTTAGAAAATATAGAGAATCGAAAAGCTTTTTTGGTTTCCGGCATAGGAAATCCATCGTCATTTCAGACAACCTCAGAAATGGCAGGTTTTATTATAACCGGAAGTATTAATTTTCCTGATCATCACTGTTATGTAAATACAGATATTGAAAAAGTAACACAAATGGCGATAGATTCTGGTGCAGATATCATCTTAACTACGGAGAAAGATGCAGTTAAGCTTATGCCTATTTCGTCTATTCCTTTGTATATATTAAAGATTGAGATGAATTTTTCCGGCTGTGGAGAAACCGTTATAAAGAACTTAATTACATCTTTGAAATAG
- the kdsB gene encoding 3-deoxy-manno-octulosonate cytidylyltransferase has translation MEKVACIIPSRFASTRLPGKPLKFIAGKTLIERVYKQAIKAKIPQLCIVATDHKDIEKEVLRFGGKVIMTSTRHPTGTDRLAEVARKYPDYNIIVNVQGDEPFINPDIIDRLATCLMDKKECVMATVATPLKEEEYKDSASVKVVVNQKGEALYFSRSLIPYPRNAFVTTPLKHVGIYAYRKEFLLNYANMAQTPLEKTESLEQLRVLEMGYRIAVVEEEIQGIGIDTEADLIRANSYFKKEKI, from the coding sequence ATGGAAAAAGTTGCATGCATTATTCCTTCAAGATTCGCGTCTACTCGTTTGCCGGGCAAGCCGCTTAAGTTTATTGCAGGAAAAACTTTAATAGAAAGAGTATATAAACAAGCAATAAAAGCTAAAATTCCACAACTATGCATAGTAGCAACGGATCATAAGGACATTGAAAAAGAGGTCTTACGTTTTGGCGGTAAGGTCATTATGACATCCACTAGGCATCCTACAGGGACAGATAGATTAGCTGAAGTGGCAAGGAAGTATCCTGACTATAATATTATAGTTAATGTTCAGGGTGATGAACCTTTTATTAATCCGGACATTATTGATAGATTGGCAACCTGTCTTATGGATAAAAAGGAATGTGTTATGGCTACAGTTGCCACCCCTTTAAAGGAAGAAGAATATAAAGATTCTGCATCAGTTAAAGTAGTTGTAAATCAAAAAGGAGAGGCCTTATATTTTTCCAGATCTCTTATTCCTTACCCTCGTAATGCTTTTGTGACCACTCCTTTGAAGCATGTAGGCATTTATGCATATCGCAAAGAGTTTTTATTGAATTATGCAAATATGGCACAGACTCCATTGGAAAAAACAGAATCTCTTGAGCAATTACGTGTACTGGAAATGGGATATCGTATTGCTGTAGTTGAAGAAGAAATACAAGGAATTGGTATTGATACAGAAGCGGATTTGATAAGAGCAAATTCTTATTTTAAGAAGGAGAAAATATAA
- the ruvX gene encoding Holliday junction resolvase RuvX — MILAIDPGSQKMGVAILDITGNLIEKKVIHNSFFEEYLKNILEKMDIHTIVSGDGTHHKDIIQRIESIIKKYEKSIPVVLVNEKYTTEMAKQWYWKENNPYGLNRFLPQGLRTIPVPVDDYVAWILGRIFLGLAKPENVKHKKNR; from the coding sequence GTGATACTTGCAATCGATCCCGGTTCACAAAAAATGGGTGTAGCGATTCTTGACATAACAGGGAATCTAATAGAGAAGAAAGTTATACATAATAGTTTTTTTGAAGAATATTTAAAAAATATTTTAGAAAAAATGGATATTCATACTATTGTCAGTGGAGATGGTACACATCACAAAGATATTATTCAACGAATAGAAAGTATAATAAAAAAATATGAGAAGAGTATTCCTGTCGTTCTGGTTAATGAAAAATATACAACAGAAATGGCTAAACAATGGTATTGGAAAGAAAATAATCCTTATGGATTGAATAGGTTTTTACCACAAGGGTTAAGAACAATTCCTGTTCCGGTGGATGATTATGTAGCATGGATTTTAGGGCGAATTTTTTTAGGACTTGCTAAACCTGAAAATGTGAAGCATAAGAAAAATAGATAA
- a CDS encoding DUF3084 domain-containing protein, translated as MLGVVIVLILMVMGGIIAFLGDKIGSKVGKRRLTMFGLRPKYTSIIITIVSGVLISFLTVAVMTVVNENVRIALFGLNKLKAEMNELNLQIETKNKQLAEGKLLLAKRTDEYNEINQRANSIFEELNDVEQQKASVEAELSLVQDAYNQARQDIDASAEEIKSLEQTKNELSGNIEKLNNERENLINNITAIREGTVAFRSGQVLGAGVLNAHLTKEQADIALDALLNNVNSKLRTHMNIQDKNATVIRVSQDVFNKAVLQLSNTTSPKLVRIISAGNTLIGEPAVIDFAIYDNLLLYRRGEVIFSKNLLSYGKHLNAQGKVILFLHDVNRVAREKGVLFDPLTGSIGQFDGEDLANIIRQVNEWNEKAILTATAKDNIYTEGPVVINVRVERADN; from the coding sequence ATGCTAGGTGTTGTTATTGTCCTCATATTAATGGTTATGGGGGGAATTATTGCTTTTTTAGGAGATAAGATAGGATCTAAAGTAGGTAAAAGAAGATTGACTATGTTTGGGCTTCGACCTAAATATACTTCTATTATTATTACGATTGTTTCCGGTGTATTAATTTCATTCTTAACGGTAGCAGTTATGACGGTTGTTAATGAAAATGTCCGCATAGCTCTTTTTGGGTTGAATAAATTAAAAGCAGAAATGAATGAATTAAATTTACAAATTGAAACTAAGAATAAACAACTTGCGGAAGGGAAACTATTACTTGCAAAACGTACCGATGAATATAATGAAATTAATCAACGTGCTAATAGCATCTTTGAAGAACTAAATGATGTTGAACAGCAAAAAGCATCCGTTGAGGCAGAACTTTCTTTAGTGCAAGATGCTTATAATCAAGCACGACAGGATATTGATGCTTCTGCAGAAGAAATTAAGTCTTTAGAGCAAACAAAAAATGAATTAAGTGGAAATATTGAAAAATTAAATAATGAAAGGGAAAATTTAATTAATAATATTACCGCTATTCGAGAAGGTACAGTTGCTTTTCGTTCCGGACAAGTTCTTGGTGCAGGTGTTTTAAATGCTCACCTGACTAAAGAACAGGCAGATATAGCTTTAGATGCACTTTTAAATAATGTGAATAGCAAACTAAGAACACATATGAATATACAGGATAAAAATGCAACGGTAATTCGAGTATCACAAGATGTATTTAATAAAGCTGTATTGCAGTTAAGTAATACGACATCTCCTAAATTGGTACGTATTATATCTGCAGGAAATACATTAATTGGAGAACCGGCAGTAATAGATTTTGCTATTTATGATAATTTACTTTTATATAGAAGAGGGGAAGTTATTTTCTCTAAGAACCTTTTAAGCTATGGAAAGCATTTAAATGCACAAGGCAAAGTAATCTTATTTTTACATGATGTAAATAGAGTAGCTAGAGAAAAAGGTGTATTATTTGATCCTTTAACCGGTAGTATAGGACAATTTGATGGAGAAGATTTAGCAAACATTATTCGTCAGGTCAATGAATGGAATGAAAAGGCCATTCTTACAGCAACAGCTAAAGATAATATTTATACAGAAGGTCCTGTAGTTATTAATGTTCGAGTGGAGAGGGCGGATAATTAG
- the lptC gene encoding LPS export ABC transporter periplasmic protein LptC, with protein MTKQRQFIVLIVVIAILFGVYLLFPDKQGSNGQNASNEPIVMFDDIDMKESLQGKTVWYLKAAHVKIDKDKDTAYLEGVEGYFKNDSGELRIQADKGTIHRKEKTVYLEGHVKGNTQDGGVLSAENLKYDSKTQILSTDKIFTLEREQRVLMADSFTGDRVLEEIKATGHASLREKGAQN; from the coding sequence ATGACTAAACAACGCCAATTCATTGTTTTAATTGTAGTGATAGCAATTCTCTTTGGAGTTTATTTATTATTTCCCGATAAACAAGGAAGTAATGGACAAAATGCATCAAATGAGCCTATTGTTATGTTTGATGATATTGATATGAAAGAATCACTACAAGGTAAGACTGTATGGTATTTAAAAGCAGCACATGTTAAGATTGATAAAGATAAAGATACTGCTTATTTAGAAGGTGTAGAAGGCTATTTTAAAAATGATTCGGGTGAATTACGTATCCAAGCGGATAAAGGGACTATTCACCGAAAAGAAAAAACAGTTTATCTAGAAGGTCATGTTAAGGGAAATACACAAGACGGTGGAGTGCTTAGTGCCGAAAATTTAAAATATGATAGTAAAACACAAATACTTTCGACTGATAAAATATTTACTCTGGAGAGGGAGCAGCGTGTATTGATGGCAGACTCTTTTACAGGAGACCGTGTATTGGAAGAAATCAAAGCTACCGGACATGCATCTTTAAGAGAGAAGGGGGCACAAAATTGA
- a CDS encoding KdsC family phosphatase, translated as MCAARKIKLFGFDVDGTLTSGMLIFNSLGECHKVFNVQDGMGITIARKLGYKVVFITGRQSPMVEARAKELHVDQLIMGCVAKVEAMDSIRQAWNLEWDEIAYMGDDINDLALAKKVGIFAVPANACADNLALADLIMKRNGGEGAAREFIENIIRKQARWEEALHLFI; from the coding sequence ATGTGTGCTGCCAGAAAAATTAAACTATTTGGGTTTGATGTAGATGGAACGTTGACTTCCGGCATGCTTATCTTTAATTCTCTGGGAGAATGTCATAAAGTTTTTAATGTACAGGATGGTATGGGAATTACTATCGCACGTAAATTGGGATATAAAGTAGTATTTATTACAGGACGTCAATCACCTATGGTAGAAGCAAGAGCTAAAGAACTTCATGTAGATCAATTGATTATGGGATGTGTAGCTAAGGTAGAGGCAATGGATTCTATAAGGCAGGCATGGAATTTAGAATGGGATGAAATTGCTTATATGGGCGATGATATTAATGATTTGGCGTTAGCAAAAAAAGTGGGAATATTTGCTGTTCCGGCAAATGCTTGTGCAGATAATTTAGCGCTTGCAGATTTGATTATGAAAAGAAATGGTGGAGAAGGTGCTGCACGAGAATTTATAGAAAATATTATTCGAAAGCAAGCACGTTGGGAAGAAGCTTTGCACTTATTTATTTAG
- a CDS encoding lysophospholipid acyltransferase family protein, with protein sequence MPVSTTLKYRFLKGFSRLLCSMSYEHILSIGKFIGPTIMERISKQRNRGLEQIQVGMGYSLPEAQKLLHQVYEHIGMSVMEMLYIPRLVKEKNHIEDYIGLSHPEYLKMAYQEGKGVVGLTAHMGNWEWLGAGMALHGFPTSAIGKKQKDDALMDIINEYRASAGQHIFLTGTGGYEMIAAARSMKKNYILGFLSDKDGDAVGVPVKFMNRFFSFPPGPSVFANRFNAPIIPLFIVRNDNGIGHVIHFGKPFHYEKTGDEKQDLLINSQKMALIIENFIKKHPADWLWFQHLFWTEPAKVELLKEMKVEDIRTIFNGLTYPKETVQDLIDIVSIEREHVND encoded by the coding sequence ATGCCTGTGTCAACTACACTTAAGTATAGATTTCTAAAAGGATTCAGTAGATTACTTTGTTCAATGTCTTATGAACATATTTTATCCATTGGAAAATTTATTGGACCAACTATTATGGAGCGAATATCTAAGCAAAGAAATCGTGGATTAGAACAAATCCAAGTAGGCATGGGGTATAGTTTGCCTGAAGCACAAAAACTTTTGCATCAAGTGTATGAACATATTGGAATGTCTGTTATGGAAATGCTTTATATTCCCCGATTAGTAAAAGAAAAAAATCATATTGAGGATTATATAGGTCTTTCTCATCCGGAATATTTAAAAATGGCTTACCAAGAAGGTAAGGGAGTTGTAGGACTTACTGCACATATGGGTAATTGGGAATGGCTTGGTGCAGGAATGGCGCTTCATGGATTTCCTACTTCTGCAATTGGTAAAAAACAAAAAGATGATGCACTTATGGATATTATCAATGAATACAGAGCTAGTGCCGGACAACATATTTTTTTAACGGGGACAGGCGGATATGAAATGATTGCAGCTGCGCGTTCTATGAAGAAAAATTATATTTTAGGATTTTTATCGGATAAAGATGGAGATGCAGTCGGTGTTCCTGTAAAATTTATGAATAGATTCTTTTCCTTCCCCCCGGGACCTTCTGTGTTTGCTAATCGTTTTAATGCACCAATTATTCCGTTATTCATAGTCAGGAATGATAATGGGATTGGACACGTTATTCATTTTGGAAAGCCTTTTCATTATGAAAAGACGGGAGATGAAAAGCAAGATTTATTGATAAATTCACAGAAAATGGCTTTAATAATAGAAAATTTCATCAAAAAGCATCCTGCTGATTGGCTCTGGTTCCAACATCTATTTTGGACAGAACCGGCAAAAGTAGAATTACTTAAAGAAATGAAAGTGGAAGATATTCGAACTATATTTAATGGATTGACTTATCCGAAAGAAACCGTACAAGACTTAATAGACATTGTCAGTATAGAAAGGGAACATGTGAATGACTAA
- the kdsA gene encoding 3-deoxy-8-phosphooctulonate synthase: protein MKTIQVGNLTLDGGRLFLIAGPCVIESYERTLMIGQEIKKICDRLDVQYIFKASFDKANRSSLASFRGPGIEKGLEILAAIKKELQVPVCSDVHDVTQLEQAAKVLDWMQIPAFLCRQTDLVCGAAKTGKAVNVKKGQFMAPEDMQNVLRKMEDTGNTNLSLTERGVSFGYHNLVVDMRAFPIMRQFGYPVIFDATHSVQLPGGMGTSTGGQREFIPYLARAAVATGVDGFFMEVHDNPPEGLSDSTNMLYLSSLESLLKELIAIDNIVKGRNSNS from the coding sequence ATGAAGACGATACAGGTTGGTAATCTTACTTTAGACGGAGGTCGATTATTTTTAATTGCCGGACCTTGTGTAATTGAGAGTTATGAACGTACTTTGATGATTGGACAAGAAATAAAAAAGATTTGTGATAGATTAGATGTACAATATATTTTTAAAGCGTCTTTTGATAAAGCAAATCGGTCTTCCTTAGCTTCTTTCCGGGGTCCTGGAATAGAAAAAGGTTTAGAAATATTAGCAGCGATAAAGAAAGAACTACAAGTTCCGGTTTGTTCAGATGTTCATGATGTTACTCAATTAGAACAGGCAGCTAAAGTATTAGATTGGATGCAAATTCCCGCTTTTTTGTGTAGACAGACTGATTTAGTTTGTGGTGCAGCAAAAACCGGAAAAGCTGTAAATGTAAAAAAAGGACAATTTATGGCGCCGGAAGATATGCAAAATGTATTAAGAAAGATGGAGGATACCGGGAATACAAATCTTTCTTTAACAGAAAGAGGAGTTTCTTTTGGTTATCATAATTTAGTTGTGGATATGAGAGCATTTCCTATTATGAGACAGTTTGGATATCCTGTAATTTTTGATGCAACACATAGTGTACAGTTACCGGGAGGAATGGGAACTTCTACCGGCGGGCAGAGAGAATTTATTCCTTATCTTGCACGAGCTGCAGTTGCTACCGGTGTAGATGGATTCTTTATGGAAGTTCATGATAATCCTCCGGAAGGTTTATCTGATTCAACTAATATGCTGTACTTATCCTCACTCGAAAGTTTATTAAAAGAGCTTATAGCGATTGATAATATAGTAAAAGGAAGAAATAGTAATTCCTAA